The Vigna unguiculata cultivar IT97K-499-35 chromosome 6, ASM411807v1, whole genome shotgun sequence genome contains a region encoding:
- the LOC114186891 gene encoding gibberellin 2-beta-dioxygenase 2-like, translating into MVLLSPISIRTEKILPIHLPVVDLSTERSMLRKLIVKACEEYGFFNVINHGVPCDTVAKMEEAAFDFFARPLPQKKQLPLYGCKNIGFNGDMGEIEYLLLSASPPSIAHFNNVSNVPSNFSCSVSAYTDGVRELACEILELMAEGLGVPDTWFLSRLIRDVDSDSVLRFNHYPPILNRDCKDKDKSPSHTHTKVGFGEHSDPQILTILRSNDVGGLQISLQDGVWNPVAPDPSAFCVNVGDLLQVMTNGRFVSVRHRAVTNSHKSRMSVAYFGGPPLDACIVAPSVMVTPQRPSLFKPFTWAEYKKVTYSMRLGERRIDLFRNCTQLE; encoded by the exons ATGGTGCTGCTTTCCCCAATTTCAATAAGAACTGAGAAGATTTTACCCATTCACCTTCCCGTTGTGGACTTATCCACAGAAAGATCAATGCTAAGAAAACTGATAGTGAAAGCTTGTGAGGAGTACGGTTTCTTCAACGTCATCAACCATGGCGTTCCTTGCGACACTGTAGCCAAAATGGAAGAAGCAGCTTTTGATTTCTTCGCCAGACCACTGCCCCAGAAGAAACAGCTTCCCCTTTATGGCTGCAAGAACATTGGCTTCAATGGAGACATGGGTGAGATTGAGTACCTTCTCCTCAGTGCTTCTCCTCCCTCCATTGCTCACTTCAACAACGTCTCCAATGTCCCCTCCAACTTCAG CTGTAGTGTGAGTGCATACACTGATGGAGTTCGGGAGCTGGCATGTGAGATTTTGGAGCTAATGGCAGAGGGTCTGGGGGTTCCGGATACATGGTTTTTGAGCAGGTTGATCAGGGATGTTGATAGTGACTCAGTGCTGAGGTTCAATCACTACCCACCTATACTTAACAGAGACTGCAAGGATAAGGACAAGTCTCCCTCCCACACCCACACCAAGGTTGGCTTTGGGGAGCATTCTGACCCTCAGATTCTCACCATCCTCAGATCCAACGACGTGGGTGGCCTCCAAATCTCTCTTCAAGATGGGGTGTGGAACCCAGTTGCTCCTGACCCCTCAGCTTTCTGTGTTAATGTGGGTGATCTCTTGCAG GTTATGACAAATGGAAGATTTGTGAGCGTGAGACACAGGGCTGTCACAAACTCACACAAGTCTAGAATGTCGGTGGCGTATTTTGGGGGTCCACCACTTGATGCATGCATTGTTGCTCCCTCAGTTATGGTTACGCCTCAGAGGCCCTCCCTCTTCAAACCCTTCACTTGGGCTGAATACAAGAAAGTCACCTACTCAATGAGGCTGGGAGAACGCCGCATTGACCTTTTCAGGAACTGCACGCAACTGGAGTAA
- the LOC114186814 gene encoding transcription factor MYB108-like, with protein MEVKGRVSTIVQSEDEMDLRRGPWTVDEDLALINYIANHGEGRWNSLARSAGLKRTGKSCRLRWLNYLRPDVRRGNITLEEQLLILELHGRWGNRWSKIAQYLPGRTDNEIKNYWRTRVQKHAKQLKCDVNSKQFKDAMRYLWMPRLVERIQAAAAAANTAAAAVGSPTASASATTTITTNNNITYNYNTNNNNLNNSFEVHSGSMMLSPAIMNNNFGGSQSYTPENSSTGASSDSFGTQVSPVSELTQDYYNNVTVGNSNSNSNNNNNPNPDYYQQAQDQLSFLDCITSPSGLFSQQLDFQSMEPNTPWIQSNGDTSNGFWNVENMLLFQQLADNM; from the exons ATGGAAGTGAAAGGAAGGGTAAGCACCATAGTCCAAAGTGAAGATGAGATGGACCTTCGAAGAGGTCCTTGGACCGTCGATGAAGACCTTGCTCTCATCAATTACATTGCCAATCACGGAGAAGGTCGATGGAATTCCCTTGCACGTTCCGCCg GACTCAAACGAACTGGCAAGAGTTGCAGATTGAGATGGTTGAATTATCTTCGTCCTGATGTTCGTCGTGGCAACATCACTCTCGAAGAACAGCTTCTCATTCTCGAGCTCCATGGTCGCTGGGGAAACcg ATGGTCTAAAATTGCGCAATACTTGCCGGGAAGAACTGATAACGAGATCAAAAATTACTGGAGAACTCGTGTTCAGAAGCACGCCAAACAACTCAAATGTGACGTGAATAGCAAGCAATTCAAGGATGCCATGCGCTACCTTTGGATGCCGAGGCTGGTGGAACGCATTCaagccgccgccgccgccgccaacaCCGCTGCGGCCGCCGTCGGTTCTCCCACGGCTTCTGCCAGTGCTACTACGACCATCACCACCAACAACAATATAACATACAACTAcaacaccaacaacaacaaccttaACAACAGTTTTGAGGTGCATAGTGGGAGCATGATGTTGAGTCCGGCAATTATGAACAACAACTTCGGTGGTTCACAGAGTTACACTCCAGAGAATAGTAGCACGGGTGCATCATCTGACTCGTTTGGGACCCAGGTTTCACCTGTCTCGGAGTTGACTCAGGATTACTACAATAATGTCACGGTCGGTAACAGCAACAGCAACagtaacaataacaataacccTAATCCTGATTACTACCAACAAGCACAAGATCAACTGAGTTTTTTGGATTGCATCACAAGCCCGTCAGGGTTGTTCTCTCAGCAGCTGGATTTCCAATCCATGGAACCAAACACGCCATGGATTCAGAGTAATGGGGACACATCCAACGGTTTCTGGAACGTTGAAAACATGTTGCTGTTCCAACAACTCGCTGACAACATGTGA